The genome window TTTGTGTAATCTGCCGATAACCAAGACGGAACTCCCTGCAACGACTGAGATAACTTGATGTTGTCAGCGATGAAGGTGGAAGTTCTGAATTTCTCGCGGATTTCCACTTTATCCCCTACATTGAGTCTGTAGGAAGGAATATCCACTCTTTCTCCGTTCACGAGAACGTGTCTGTGAGCGATAAAATTTCTCGCTTGGCGACGAGTCACCGCGAATCCGAGACGATACAGGACGTTGTCCAATCTTCTTTCCAGAAGTTGGAGAAGAATTTCACCGGTCACACCGTGAGAATGAGAAGCTTCTTCGTAATATCTGCGGAATTGTTTTTCTAAAAGTCCGTAAGCTCTTTTCAGCTTTTGTTTTTCACGAAGCTGTGCGCCGTATTCCGACACTTTTCCCTTCCGCTTTGTGGGCATTCCAGGAGGCCCTTTGCGGTGAAATTTATCCTTATTAAAAGTATAGCTAGACTTAAGGAAGAGATCAACTCCCTCCCTTCTCA of Leptospira sanjuanensis contains these proteins:
- the rpsD gene encoding 30S ribosomal protein S4, with the protein product MARYRGPVVKIMRREGVDLFLKSSYTFNKDKFHRKGPPGMPTKRKGKVSEYGAQLREKQKLKRAYGLLEKQFRRYYEEASHSHGVTGEILLQLLERRLDNVLYRLGFAVTRRQARNFIAHRHVLVNGERVDIPSYRLNVGDKVEIREKFRTSTFIADNIKLSQSLQGVPSWLSADYTNFGGDVTALPERHHIDLPVKEQVIVELYSK